A DNA window from Stenotrophomonas indicatrix contains the following coding sequences:
- a CDS encoding 5'-nucleotidase, lipoprotein e(P4) family, producing the protein MRRPVSLSLTLLATAVLGLSACKRVEAPAEAATPQAPAAAAKADGALDATANDNLNAVLWMQRAQEYRAITEQTYRAAADHLDVALKEAHWDALVPEERGNEAKGLKPAVVLDVDETVLDNSPYQARLVRDGKEYDELSWDQWVAEKKAKAIPGVVDFAKAANAKGVTLLYISNRAVHLKDATLANLREQGLPVADDSVFLGLGTVVEGCEQAGSEKNCRRRLAGQKYRVLMQFGDQLGDFVEVTANTNDGRDALLQQYHDWFGERWWMLPNPTYGGFEPAQFNNDYAQSRQARHDAKRAALDYAP; encoded by the coding sequence ATGCGTCGTCCCGTTTCCTTGTCCCTGACCCTGCTCGCCACTGCGGTGCTGGGCCTGTCCGCCTGCAAGCGCGTGGAAGCGCCTGCCGAAGCCGCCACCCCGCAAGCCCCGGCCGCCGCCGCCAAGGCCGACGGTGCCCTCGACGCGACCGCCAACGACAACCTCAATGCCGTGCTGTGGATGCAGCGCGCGCAGGAATACAGGGCGATCACCGAGCAGACCTACCGTGCCGCCGCTGACCATCTGGACGTTGCGCTGAAGGAAGCCCACTGGGACGCGCTGGTGCCGGAAGAGCGTGGCAACGAGGCCAAGGGCCTGAAGCCGGCCGTGGTGCTGGACGTGGACGAGACCGTGCTGGACAACTCGCCTTACCAGGCGCGCCTGGTGCGTGACGGCAAGGAATACGACGAACTCAGCTGGGACCAGTGGGTGGCCGAAAAGAAGGCCAAGGCCATTCCCGGCGTGGTCGATTTCGCCAAGGCTGCCAATGCCAAGGGCGTGACCCTGCTGTACATCTCCAACCGCGCCGTGCACCTGAAGGACGCGACCCTGGCCAACCTGCGCGAGCAGGGCCTGCCGGTGGCCGATGACAGCGTGTTCCTCGGTCTGGGCACCGTGGTTGAAGGGTGCGAGCAGGCCGGCAGCGAGAAGAACTGCCGCCGCCGCCTGGCCGGGCAGAAGTACCGCGTGCTGATGCAGTTCGGCGACCAGCTGGGTGACTTCGTGGAAGTGACCGCCAACACCAACGATGGCCGCGACGCGCTGCTGCAGCAGTATCACGACTGGTTCGGCGAGCGCTGGTGGATGCTGCCGAACCCGACCTACGGCGGCTTCGAGCCGGCGCAGTTCAACAACGATTACGCGCAGTCGCGGCAGGCCCGTCATGACGCCAAGCGTGCCGCGCTGGACTACGCGCCGTGA
- the pyrF gene encoding orotidine-5'-phosphate decarboxylase yields MSRAPLPLRDDERLIFALDVPDRVQALAWVDRLGDSVAFYKIGMELLASGEYFQVLDELARRDKRVFVDLKFFDIPATAAAVIKRLAQWPVSYATIHGWHPAMMEACAAANSGDMRLLAVTVLTSMGRPDLAQMGIDREPVEVVVERALAAQAAGIDGVIASGQEAGPIRAATGAGFSIVCPGIRPGGPVGDDQKRTVGVAQAFADGADAIVVGRPIRHASDPQAAARAIQQEIATALAAR; encoded by the coding sequence GTGAGCCGCGCCCCGCTGCCGCTGCGTGACGACGAGCGCCTGATCTTCGCGCTGGACGTGCCTGACCGTGTGCAGGCGCTGGCATGGGTCGACCGCCTTGGCGACAGCGTGGCGTTCTACAAGATCGGCATGGAACTGCTCGCCTCCGGTGAGTACTTCCAGGTGCTGGACGAACTGGCCCGCCGCGACAAGCGCGTGTTCGTCGACCTGAAGTTCTTCGACATCCCGGCCACCGCTGCGGCGGTGATCAAGCGCCTGGCGCAGTGGCCGGTCAGCTACGCCACCATCCACGGCTGGCACCCGGCGATGATGGAGGCCTGCGCGGCCGCCAACAGCGGCGACATGCGCCTGCTGGCGGTGACCGTGCTGACCTCGATGGGCCGCCCGGACCTGGCGCAGATGGGCATCGACCGCGAGCCGGTGGAGGTCGTGGTCGAACGCGCGCTGGCCGCGCAGGCCGCTGGCATCGACGGCGTGATCGCCTCTGGCCAGGAAGCCGGCCCGATCCGCGCCGCGACCGGCGCCGGTTTTTCGATCGTCTGCCCGGGCATCCGTCCCGGTGGCCCGGTCGGCGATGACCAGAAGCGCACGGTGGGTGTGGCGCAGGCGTTTGCCGATGGTGCCGATGCCATCGTGGTCGGTCGTCCGATCCGCCATGCGTCCGATCCGCAGGCTGCAGCACGGGCGATCCAGCAGGAAATCGCGACGGCTCTGGCCGCGCGCTGA
- a CDS encoding UvrD-helicase domain-containing protein, giving the protein MHGLNPPQAAAVLHIEGPLLVLAGAGSGKTRVIVEKIAHLIGCGRYPAKRIAAITFTNKSAKEMRERVAKRLREQDADEVTICTFHALGLKFLQIEHAAVGLKRGFSIFDADDAAAQIKDLMYGAKPDDIEDMKNLVSRAKNAGLSPEQAMAAARSNREKEAAGIYERYQLRLSAFNAVDFDDLIRLPVQILEENPEIALAWRERIGYLLVDECQDTNDAQYRLLKQLAGDKGNFTCVGDDDQSIYAWRGANPENLQQMGRDYPALEIIKLEQNYRCSNRVLRAANALIANNPHEHLKKLWSDQADGERIRVWECRNSEHEAEKVAAEIAFVAQTRNVPWSDFCILFRGNFQSRPLEKAMQLLRIPYHLTGGTMFLERQEVKDTLAWLRLLVNPDDDTAFLRAVQSPKREVGAGTLAKLAELASEKDMPMAQAAEAIGALQQLPPRAANSLARFTDILRDLRAQTRQISSGDMIRKVAKESGLLSELRQQAKEEASYQRRANNIEELAQWFEGGPRGATAADLAGQLALLSRSDKDEGGNQVRMMTMHASKGLEFPYVFIVGCEDGVLPHQVSLDEGNLQEERRLLYVGITRAKIQLWMSYSKLTRKFGEHVRLKPSRFFEEIPAEEIQRDGADPVADAARKKERATAGLAAIEALFD; this is encoded by the coding sequence ATGCACGGTCTCAATCCCCCCCAAGCTGCCGCCGTCCTCCACATCGAAGGACCGCTGCTGGTGCTCGCCGGCGCCGGCAGCGGCAAGACGCGCGTGATCGTGGAAAAGATCGCCCACCTGATCGGCTGTGGCCGCTACCCGGCCAAGCGCATCGCCGCGATCACCTTCACCAACAAGTCGGCCAAGGAAATGCGCGAGCGCGTGGCCAAGCGCCTGCGCGAGCAGGATGCTGATGAAGTGACCATCTGCACCTTCCATGCGCTGGGCCTGAAGTTCCTGCAGATCGAGCATGCCGCCGTCGGGCTCAAGCGCGGTTTCTCGATCTTCGATGCCGATGACGCGGCCGCGCAGATCAAGGACCTGATGTACGGCGCCAAGCCGGACGACATCGAGGACATGAAGAACCTGGTGTCGCGCGCCAAGAACGCCGGCCTGTCGCCGGAGCAGGCGATGGCCGCTGCGCGCAGCAACCGCGAGAAGGAAGCGGCCGGCATCTACGAGCGCTACCAGTTGCGCCTGAGCGCGTTCAACGCAGTGGACTTCGACGACCTGATCCGGTTGCCGGTGCAGATCCTGGAAGAGAACCCGGAGATCGCGCTGGCCTGGCGCGAGCGCATCGGCTACCTGCTGGTCGACGAATGCCAGGACACCAACGATGCGCAGTACCGCCTGCTCAAGCAGCTGGCCGGTGACAAGGGCAACTTCACCTGCGTGGGCGATGACGACCAGTCGATCTACGCCTGGCGCGGTGCCAACCCGGAAAACCTGCAGCAGATGGGGCGCGATTACCCGGCGCTGGAAATCATCAAGCTGGAGCAGAACTACCGGTGTTCCAACCGCGTGCTGCGCGCGGCCAACGCGCTGATCGCCAACAATCCGCACGAACACCTGAAGAAGCTGTGGAGCGACCAGGCCGACGGCGAGCGCATCCGTGTGTGGGAGTGCCGCAACAGCGAACACGAGGCCGAGAAGGTCGCCGCCGAGATCGCGTTCGTAGCGCAGACGCGCAACGTGCCGTGGAGCGATTTCTGCATCCTGTTCCGCGGCAACTTCCAGTCGCGGCCGTTGGAAAAGGCCATGCAGCTGCTGCGCATCCCCTACCACCTGACCGGCGGCACCATGTTCCTGGAGCGCCAGGAAGTGAAGGACACGCTGGCCTGGCTGCGGCTGCTGGTGAACCCGGACGACGACACCGCGTTCCTGCGTGCGGTGCAGTCGCCCAAGCGCGAGGTCGGCGCCGGCACCCTGGCCAAGCTGGCCGAACTGGCCTCGGAAAAGGACATGCCGATGGCGCAGGCCGCCGAGGCGATCGGCGCGCTGCAGCAGCTGCCACCGCGCGCGGCCAACAGCCTGGCGCGCTTCACCGACATCCTGCGTGACCTGCGCGCGCAGACGCGGCAGATCAGCTCCGGCGACATGATCCGCAAGGTCGCCAAGGAATCGGGCCTGCTCAGCGAGCTGCGGCAGCAGGCCAAGGAAGAAGCCAGCTACCAGCGTCGCGCCAACAACATCGAAGAACTGGCGCAGTGGTTCGAGGGTGGCCCGCGTGGTGCCACCGCGGCCGATCTGGCCGGCCAGCTGGCGCTGTTGTCGCGCAGCGACAAGGACGAGGGCGGCAACCAGGTGCGGATGATGACCATGCACGCCTCCAAGGGCCTGGAATTCCCCTACGTGTTCATCGTCGGCTGCGAGGATGGCGTGCTGCCGCACCAGGTCAGCCTGGACGAGGGCAATCTGCAGGAAGAGCGGCGCCTGCTGTATGTGGGCATCACCCGCGCCAAGATCCAGCTGTGGATGAGCTACAGCAAGCTGACCCGCAAGTTCGGCGAGCACGTGCGGCTGAAGCCGAGCCGCTTCTTCGAGGAGATCCCGGCCGAGGAGATCCAGCGCGATGGCGCTGATCCGGTTGCGGATGCGGCGCGGAAGAAGGAGCGGGCGACGGCGGGATTGGCGGCGATCGAGGCGTTGTTCGACTGA
- a CDS encoding sel1 repeat family protein: MRSALLLIPLLFLPVLAVASGQGPAAPLDDAALLGAGFLDGHPDMKFRQWGMDALQRGDAEAAMDNFRKAARYADKPAQGLLGEMYWYGVKRAADPVMAFAWMDVAAERGYPLMLELRDKYWAALPLEQHDIARAQALRLRDEYGDAAARPRLAAELQRGKRAMTGSRTGSLSNNVDIVYMDGGVSRTIKADRLYDPTYWDPDRYQRWQDENWMKIRRGTVEVGLPTQTPPPAATEGKP, from the coding sequence ATGCGTTCCGCCCTGCTGTTGATTCCCCTGTTGTTCCTGCCTGTACTTGCCGTCGCCTCCGGCCAGGGGCCCGCCGCTCCGCTGGATGATGCGGCACTGCTTGGCGCCGGATTCCTGGACGGGCATCCAGACATGAAGTTCCGGCAGTGGGGCATGGATGCGCTGCAACGCGGCGACGCCGAAGCGGCGATGGACAACTTCCGCAAGGCTGCCCGCTACGCCGACAAGCCTGCGCAGGGGCTGCTGGGCGAGATGTACTGGTACGGTGTCAAACGTGCTGCCGACCCGGTCATGGCCTTTGCGTGGATGGATGTCGCGGCCGAGCGCGGATACCCGTTGATGCTCGAGCTGCGCGACAAGTACTGGGCAGCACTGCCGTTGGAACAGCACGATATCGCACGAGCGCAGGCGCTGCGGCTGCGCGATGAGTACGGCGATGCAGCGGCTCGCCCACGCCTGGCCGCGGAGCTGCAGCGGGGCAAGCGTGCGATGACCGGGAGCCGGACCGGCTCACTGTCCAACAACGTCGACATCGTCTACATGGATGGAGGCGTGAGCCGAACCATCAAAGCCGACCGCCTCTACGATCCCACGTACTGGGATCCAGACCGCTATCAGCGCTGGCAGGACGAGAACTGGATGAAAATACGTCGCGGCACCGTGGAAGTCGGCCTGCCGACCCAGACGCCACCTCCAGCGGCAACCGAGGGCAAGCCGTAA
- a CDS encoding thymidine kinase, with product MAKLYFYYSAMNAGKTTTLLQSAHNYRERGMRVAILTPRLDDRAGAGVVASRIGLRADGMAFERDTDLQQWVSQDLQANGPLGCVLVDEAQFLSRSQVWQLSEVVDQLRIPVLCYGLRTDFRGELFEGSQYLLAWADEMQEIKTICHSGKKATMTVRVDEHGHAVQDGPQVEIGGNERYVSVSRAEFKKITRGEGRIDPAQAPLPL from the coding sequence ATGGCCAAGCTCTATTTCTACTATTCGGCGATGAACGCCGGCAAGACCACCACCCTGCTGCAGAGCGCGCACAACTACCGCGAGCGCGGCATGCGCGTGGCGATCCTGACCCCGCGCCTGGACGACCGTGCCGGCGCGGGCGTGGTCGCTTCGCGGATCGGCCTGCGCGCCGACGGCATGGCCTTCGAACGCGACACCGACCTGCAGCAGTGGGTCAGCCAGGATCTGCAGGCCAACGGGCCGCTGGGCTGCGTGCTGGTGGACGAGGCGCAGTTCCTCAGCCGCAGCCAAGTCTGGCAGCTCAGCGAAGTGGTCGACCAGCTGCGCATCCCGGTGCTGTGCTACGGCCTGCGCACCGATTTCCGCGGCGAGCTGTTCGAGGGCAGCCAGTACCTGCTGGCCTGGGCCGACGAGATGCAGGAGATCAAGACGATCTGCCACAGTGGCAAGAAGGCGACCATGACCGTGCGCGTGGACGAACATGGCCATGCCGTGCAGGACGGCCCGCAGGTGGAGATCGGCGGCAACGAGCGCTACGTGTCGGTCAGCCGCGCCGAGTTCAAGAAGATCACCCGTGGCGAGGGGCGGATCGATCCGGCGCAGGCACCGCTGCCGCTGTAG
- a CDS encoding S1 family peptidase, whose protein sequence is MALAFVPVALTHPTPAGKTVRRIALCARSALYQSMHQHGPRPCRYQPSIEEYTDMYRSTSLLFGGLLAAAIVFPATAAPQPREAPRIIGGEDAKPGDYPFMVSLQGISYGHTDHTRHFCGGTLISPSWVLTAAHCVQGNSPASIAVLGNVTRLSTEPSAHASNVKAIHMHPAFNSGNTLEHDVALIQLSAPLADAQPVALRLRPDASYLKPGREFTVIGWGDTDISEERLYPTQLQTVQTPFVPFAECQQAYGGELARGKVICAGREGIDSCQGDSGGPLLLRLRGGWTQFGVVSWGEGCALAGHPGVYARIAEKHAVDFIEAVWQRD, encoded by the coding sequence ATGGCGCTCGCATTTGTGCCTGTTGCTCTGACGCACCCGACCCCAGCCGGGAAAACTGTGCGCCGCATCGCGCTGTGCGCGCGGAGCGCCCTCTATCAATCGATGCACCAGCACGGACCGCGGCCGTGCCGGTACCAACCATCGATAGAGGAATACACGGATATGTATCGCAGCACCTCTTTGTTGTTCGGCGGCCTGTTGGCGGCGGCCATCGTCTTTCCCGCCACGGCTGCACCCCAACCCCGCGAAGCACCGCGCATCATCGGCGGCGAGGATGCCAAGCCGGGCGACTACCCGTTCATGGTCAGCCTGCAGGGCATCTCCTACGGCCACACCGACCACACCCGGCACTTCTGCGGCGGCACGCTCATCTCACCGTCCTGGGTGCTTACCGCCGCGCACTGCGTGCAGGGCAATTCGCCCGCCTCGATCGCGGTACTCGGCAATGTCACCAGGCTGTCCACCGAACCGTCCGCGCATGCATCCAACGTCAAGGCCATCCACATGCACCCGGCGTTCAACAGCGGCAACACGCTGGAACATGATGTTGCCCTGATCCAGCTCAGCGCACCGTTGGCCGATGCGCAGCCGGTCGCGCTGCGGTTGCGGCCCGATGCCAGCTATCTCAAGCCAGGCCGGGAGTTCACGGTGATCGGCTGGGGCGACACCGACATCAGTGAAGAACGGCTCTATCCTACCCAGCTGCAGACGGTGCAGACCCCGTTCGTGCCTTTCGCCGAATGCCAGCAGGCCTACGGAGGGGAGCTCGCACGCGGCAAGGTCATCTGCGCCGGCCGCGAAGGGATCGACAGCTGCCAGGGTGACTCCGGTGGTCCGCTGCTGCTGCGCCTGCGCGGGGGCTGGACCCAGTTCGGTGTTGTCAGCTGGGGCGAAGGCTGCGCGTTGGCCGGCCACCCCGGCGTTTATGCCCGAATCGCCGAAAAACATGCCGTAGATTTCATTGAAGCAGTCTGGCAACGTGATTGA
- the plsB gene encoding glycerol-3-phosphate 1-O-acyltransferase PlsB translates to MTSMSKQNPLPFPGEESQPTPADTAPASPSTDAGTPPAATPVHARPAGRRPLWARLLGRLVEPWLSLKIEPEDPGQYNDGRPVMYVLEDYGLSNALILDKACRQAGLPSPLVPLAGDPTGRKRAYLALSRRSSSNSLIPEQRGAKTHSDSLAKVLQAHRVRDDLDVHLVPVSIFVGRAPDKQSGWFAVLFSENWALVGRFRRLLGLLLNGRNTIVRFAPPISLRSTVDEGLEPERTVRKLQRVLRTHFRRIRESVIGPDLSTRRLLVDQVLAAETVREAIASQAKRDNSKTSDAWKKAHAYAWEIAADYSSPVVRSASFMLSHVWNRIYAGVLVHHLDKFKAAAPGHEVVYVPSHRSHMDYLLLSYLLYDRGIVPPHIVAGINLNLPVVGTLLRKGGAFFIRRSIRGNALYSAVLSEYVAQLVAGGYSIEYFVEGGRSRTGRLLQPKGGMISMTLRAFLRQPRKPVLFQPIYIGYEKLMEGGSYLDELSGRPKEKESIWQLLWGIPKVLKQNYGQVVVNFGEPIALNDVLAEKAPEWGGEAVSEDEKPSWLSTTVDTLAERIQVRINGAADVNPINLLALALLSTPKHAMGEADLIAQIELCKTLLVEMPYSGRVTVTPHSPERIIAHAEEINVLTRIKHPLGDVLSVSGDTAVLLSYFRNNVVHLFTASSWVACCFQNNRRMSRTGLVQLGRTVYPFLQAELFLPWTEDEFAQRIDQTIDVFVREGLLQNVNEDDGGILARNTGQTDEVFRLRAIGHSLQQAFERYYIAISVLVKNGPGTLGAAELESLCQQAAQRLSLLYAPAAPEFFDKSLFRGFIQKLRELRLVWPDENSKLLFDERLDAWAKDAKFILGRELRHTIERVSPEAARPDEPAPQD, encoded by the coding sequence ATGACGTCGATGTCGAAACAGAACCCGCTGCCGTTCCCCGGCGAAGAATCCCAGCCGACGCCCGCCGACACGGCGCCGGCGTCCCCCTCGACCGACGCCGGCACGCCGCCGGCGGCGACGCCTGTGCACGCGCGTCCTGCCGGCCGCCGCCCGCTGTGGGCGCGCCTGCTCGGGCGCCTGGTGGAACCCTGGCTGTCGCTGAAGATCGAGCCGGAAGACCCGGGCCAGTACAACGATGGCCGCCCGGTCATGTACGTGCTGGAAGACTACGGCCTGTCCAACGCGCTGATCCTGGACAAGGCCTGCCGCCAGGCTGGCCTGCCCTCGCCGCTGGTACCGCTGGCCGGTGACCCCACCGGCCGCAAGCGCGCCTACCTGGCCCTGTCGCGGCGCAGCTCGAGCAACTCGCTGATTCCCGAGCAGCGCGGCGCCAAGACCCATTCCGATTCGCTGGCCAAGGTCCTGCAGGCCCATCGCGTGCGCGACGACCTGGATGTGCACCTGGTACCGGTGTCGATCTTCGTCGGCCGCGCCCCGGACAAGCAGAGCGGCTGGTTCGCCGTGCTGTTCTCGGAAAACTGGGCGCTGGTAGGCCGCTTCCGCCGCCTGCTCGGCCTGCTGCTGAACGGCCGCAACACCATCGTCCGCTTCGCACCGCCGATCTCGCTGCGCAGCACCGTCGACGAGGGCCTGGAGCCCGAGCGTACGGTGCGCAAGCTGCAGCGCGTGCTGCGTACCCATTTCCGCCGCATCCGCGAGTCGGTGATCGGTCCTGACCTGTCGACCCGGCGCCTGCTGGTGGACCAGGTGCTGGCCGCCGAGACGGTGCGCGAGGCGATCGCCTCGCAGGCCAAGCGCGACAACAGCAAAACCAGCGATGCCTGGAAGAAGGCGCACGCCTACGCCTGGGAAATCGCCGCGGACTATTCCAGCCCGGTGGTGCGCTCGGCCAGCTTCATGCTCAGCCATGTGTGGAACCGCATCTACGCCGGCGTGCTGGTGCACCACCTGGACAAGTTCAAGGCCGCAGCGCCGGGCCACGAAGTGGTCTACGTGCCCAGCCACCGCAGCCACATGGACTACCTGCTGCTGTCCTACCTGCTGTACGACCGCGGCATCGTGCCGCCGCACATCGTGGCCGGCATCAACCTGAACCTGCCGGTGGTGGGCACCCTGCTGCGCAAGGGCGGTGCGTTCTTCATCCGCCGCTCGATCCGCGGCAACGCGCTGTATTCGGCGGTGCTGAGCGAGTACGTGGCGCAGCTGGTCGCCGGTGGTTATTCCATCGAGTACTTCGTCGAGGGCGGGCGCTCGCGTACCGGCCGGTTGCTGCAGCCCAAGGGCGGCATGATCTCGATGACCCTGCGCGCGTTCCTGCGCCAGCCGCGCAAGCCGGTGCTGTTCCAGCCCATCTACATCGGCTACGAGAAGCTGATGGAGGGCGGCAGCTACCTGGATGAACTGTCCGGGCGGCCCAAGGAGAAGGAATCGATCTGGCAGCTGCTGTGGGGCATCCCCAAGGTGCTCAAGCAGAACTACGGCCAGGTGGTGGTGAACTTCGGCGAACCCATCGCGCTGAACGATGTGCTGGCCGAGAAGGCTCCGGAGTGGGGTGGCGAGGCGGTGTCCGAGGACGAGAAGCCCTCGTGGCTGTCGACCACCGTCGACACCCTGGCCGAGCGCATCCAGGTGCGCATCAACGGCGCGGCCGACGTCAATCCGATCAACCTGCTGGCGCTGGCCCTGCTGTCCACGCCCAAGCATGCGATGGGCGAGGCCGACCTGATCGCGCAGATCGAGCTGTGCAAGACCCTGCTGGTGGAGATGCCGTATTCGGGCCGGGTGACGGTGACTCCGCACTCTCCGGAGCGGATCATCGCCCACGCCGAAGAGATCAACGTCCTCACCCGCATCAAGCACCCACTGGGCGACGTGCTCAGCGTCAGCGGCGATACCGCGGTGTTGCTGAGCTACTTCCGCAACAACGTGGTGCACCTGTTCACCGCATCGTCGTGGGTGGCCTGCTGCTTCCAGAACAACCGCCGCATGAGCCGCACCGGCCTGGTGCAGCTGGGCCGCACGGTGTACCCGTTCCTGCAGGCCGAACTGTTCCTGCCGTGGACCGAGGACGAGTTCGCCCAGCGCATCGACCAGACCATCGACGTGTTCGTGCGTGAGGGCCTGCTGCAGAACGTCAACGAAGACGACGGTGGCATCCTTGCCCGCAACACCGGGCAGACCGACGAAGTGTTCCGCCTGCGTGCGATCGGCCACTCGCTGCAGCAGGCATTCGAGCGCTACTACATCGCCATTTCGGTGCTGGTGAAGAACGGCCCGGGCACGCTCGGCGCCGCCGAGCTGGAAAGCCTGTGCCAGCAGGCCGCACAGCGCCTGAGCCTGCTCTATGCACCGGCCGCGCCGGAGTTCTTCGACAAGTCGCTGTTCCGCGGCTTCATCCAGAAGCTGCGCGAGCTGCGCCTGGTGTGGCCGGACGAGAACAGCAAGCTGCTGTTCGACGAGCGCCTGGACGCCTGGGCCAAGGATGCCAAGTTCATCCTCGGCCGCGAACTGCGCCACACCATCGAACGGGTCAGCCCGGAAGCGGCGCGCCCGGACGAACCGGCACCGCAGGATTGA
- a CDS encoding YdcH family protein, translating into MDTYNPAEIVEHLVALRAEHRLLDEQIARMAANGEDELEFKRLKRRKLQLKDCITKLESLQIPDEPA; encoded by the coding sequence GTGGACACCTACAACCCCGCCGAAATCGTCGAACACCTCGTCGCCCTGCGCGCCGAGCACCGGTTGCTGGATGAACAGATCGCGCGCATGGCCGCCAACGGCGAAGATGAGCTGGAGTTCAAGCGCCTGAAGCGGCGCAAGCTGCAGCTGAAGGACTGCATCACCAAGCTGGAAAGCCTGCAGATTCCGGACGAACCGGCGTAA
- a CDS encoding YceH family protein, which produces MTDPAQTPDVPLLDAVQARLLGCLVEKEATTPDTYPLTVNAAQSAANQKTAREPVMNVSAGGVEHALRQLETLGLARQHFSSRADRYEHRLQSALDLTRQQTVLLALLLLRGPQTLGELVSRSERLYRFADIDEARHAVERLQQRALLVVLPRASGQREDRYMHLLCGEVDGAALAAKYASSGGGSGDAADPGLAERVAQLEAAVAELQAQLAELRS; this is translated from the coding sequence ATGACCGACCCTGCCCAGACCCCCGACGTTCCGCTGCTGGATGCCGTACAGGCGCGCCTGCTGGGCTGCCTGGTGGAGAAGGAAGCCACCACCCCGGACACCTACCCGCTGACCGTCAACGCCGCGCAATCGGCAGCCAACCAGAAGACCGCCCGCGAGCCGGTGATGAACGTGAGCGCCGGCGGGGTGGAGCATGCGCTGCGCCAGCTGGAGACCCTGGGCCTGGCGCGCCAGCACTTCTCCTCGCGCGCCGACCGTTACGAGCACCGCCTGCAGAGCGCGCTGGACCTGACCCGGCAGCAGACCGTGCTGCTGGCCCTGCTGCTGCTGCGCGGGCCACAGACCCTGGGCGAACTGGTGTCGCGCAGCGAGCGTCTGTACCGGTTTGCGGATATCGACGAAGCCCGCCACGCCGTCGAGCGCCTGCAGCAGCGCGCGCTGCTGGTGGTGCTGCCGCGCGCCAGCGGCCAGCGCGAAGACCGCTACATGCACCTGCTGTGCGGTGAAGTGGACGGCGCGGCGTTGGCAGCAAAGTACGCCAGCAGTGGCGGTGGCAGCGGCGATGCGGCCGATCCGGGCCTGGCCGAGCGCGTGGCCCAGCTGGAAGCGGCCGTGGCCGAGCTGCAGGCACAACTGGCCGAACTGCGCAGCTGA
- a CDS encoding GNAT family N-acetyltransferase, which produces MHPIESERLRLRAIEPDRDAAPMLALLNDPGFVRFIGDRNVRDEAQAREYIALRVLHSYALNGFGMYAIERLSDGAWLGNAGLVRRDGLPGPDIGYAVLSEFAGKGYASEAARAVFAHARGALGLHDLYGITDLDNVVSGKILLGLGMQERGVIQLPGIESASRLYATPGAAQVG; this is translated from the coding sequence GTGCACCCGATTGAAAGCGAACGCCTGCGCCTGCGGGCCATTGAACCGGACCGCGATGCGGCACCGATGCTGGCCCTGCTCAACGATCCGGGCTTCGTGCGATTCATTGGTGACCGCAACGTGCGTGACGAAGCGCAGGCGCGGGAGTACATCGCGCTGCGCGTGCTGCACAGCTATGCCTTGAACGGGTTCGGCATGTACGCCATCGAGCGGCTGTCCGATGGCGCCTGGCTGGGCAATGCCGGCCTGGTGCGGCGTGATGGCCTGCCGGGACCGGATATTGGCTATGCGGTGCTGTCGGAATTCGCGGGGAAGGGCTATGCCAGCGAGGCAGCGCGGGCGGTGTTCGCGCATGCACGCGGAGCGCTGGGCCTGCACGATCTGTATGGCATCACCGACCTGGACAACGTGGTGTCCGGGAAGATCCTGCTGGGCCTGGGCATGCAGGAGCGCGGGGTGATCCAGTTGCCGGGCATCGAAAGCGCCAGCCGCTTGTATGCCACGCCGGGGGCGGCGCAGGTCGGGTAG